Proteins from one Halovivax limisalsi genomic window:
- a CDS encoding class I SAM-dependent methyltransferase encodes MAPSPNRSVLLPTCTNPNMTAEDDPIATDAYDKLADTYAADVRTNAYNAELEFPATSSLIPDVEGKRVLDAGCGTGAYTSWLVEQGADVLGIDGSEEMLSHAIEAVGDRARFEQADLGAPLDFLDTDSFDGIVCALALSYVKEWDQVLSEFARILTSGGFLVLSTGHPVDQFPPENDEAENYFEIEMLTKSWDVEVPYYRRPFAAILNPVLDADFELDRIVEPQPTEAFEKLRPERYEKESRYPVFLCVRATKR; translated from the coding sequence GTGGCCCCGTCCCCGAACAGGAGCGTTCTTTTACCCACCTGTACTAACCCAAACATGACTGCCGAGGACGATCCGATCGCGACGGACGCGTACGATAAACTGGCAGATACCTACGCGGCGGACGTCCGAACAAACGCCTATAATGCGGAACTGGAGTTTCCCGCGACGTCGTCGTTGATTCCCGATGTGGAGGGAAAGCGTGTCCTTGACGCGGGCTGTGGGACTGGCGCATATACCTCGTGGCTCGTCGAACAGGGCGCTGACGTCCTCGGAATCGACGGGAGCGAGGAGATGCTCAGTCATGCGATCGAGGCGGTCGGCGACCGGGCACGATTCGAGCAGGCCGATTTGGGAGCGCCGCTCGATTTCCTCGACACCGATTCGTTCGACGGTATCGTTTGCGCACTCGCACTCAGTTACGTCAAAGAGTGGGACCAGGTGCTTTCCGAGTTCGCTCGGATCCTCACATCTGGTGGCTTCCTCGTACTCTCGACTGGCCATCCCGTCGACCAGTTTCCGCCAGAAAACGACGAGGCCGAGAACTACTTCGAGATAGAGATGTTGACGAAATCGTGGGACGTCGAGGTTCCGTACTACCGACGCCCCTTCGCAGCGATCCTCAATCCGGTCCTCGATGCCGACTTCGAACTGGACAGGATCGTCGAGCCCCAGCCGACCGAGGCGTTCGAGAAACTACGACCGGAA